Proteins encoded within one genomic window of Carassius carassius chromosome 22, fCarCar2.1, whole genome shotgun sequence:
- the LOC132099119 gene encoding gastrula zinc finger protein XlCGF8.2DB-like, which produces MAFIKEEIEDVKIDETFRVKQEDTETQTDLMPLKEEIEELNEMQDTDQYKKHNGFLTGQKSFSCSQIEKAYSQKIAQKTGSRGNFTCKQCGNNFSRNGSLKRHMRIHTREKPYTCKLCESSFIRKESLINHMRIHTGEKPFTCQQCGKSFTQKGNLRVHKMIHIGEKPFICQQCGKGFTQQGNLRVHKMIHDGEKPYTCQQCGKQFIEHRNLKVHMMIHTGEKPFTCQQCGKCFSVKGTLKCHMSIHTGEKPYTCPQCGTSFTQRGSFNRHINRHREKPYTCKLCGKSFSKKLNLKHHMNSHTAEKIFICDQEKASDIK; this is translated from the exons ATGgcatttattaaagaggagattgaagacgtgaagattgatgaaacattcagagtcaaacaagaagatactgagacacaaacag ACCTGATGCCACTGAAAGAGGAAATTGAAGAACTGAATGAAATGCAAGATACAGATCAGTATAAGAAACATAATGGTTTCTTAACTGGACAAAAGTCATTTAGTTGCTCACAGATTGAAAAGGCGTACTCACAAAAAATAGCCCAAAAGACTGGATCTAGAGGTAATTTCACCTGCAAACAGTGTGGAAACAATTTCAGTCGAAATGGAAGCCTTAAAAGGCACATGAGAATTCATACTCGAGAGAAACCTTACACCTGCAAACTGTGTGAAAGTAGTTTCATTCGAAAAGAAAGCCTTATaaaccacatgagaattcacactggagagaagcctttcacctgccaacagtgtgggaaAAGTTTCACTCAAAAAGGAAACCTTAGAGTCCACAAGATGATTCACattggagagaagcctttcatctgccaacagtgtggaaaaggtTTTACTCAGCAAGGAAACCTTAGAGTCCACAAGATGATTCATgatggagagaagccttacacttGCCAGCAATGTGGAAAACAGTTCATTGAACACAGAaaccttaaagtccacatgatgattcacactggagagaagcctttcacttgccaacagtgtggaaaatgtTTCAGTGTAAAAGGAACACTTAAATGCCATATGAGCATCCACACTGGTGAGAAACCTTAcacctgccctcagtgtggaaccAGTTTTACTCAGCGAGGAAGCTTTAACAGGCACATAAATCGTCACCGAGAGAAACCTTAcacctgcaaactgtgtggaaaaagcttttcaaaaaaactaaatctaaagCATCACATGAACAGTCATACTGCTGAGAAGATATTTATATGTGATCAGGAAAAAGCATCAGATATAAAGTAA